One Bufo gargarizans isolate SCDJY-AF-19 chromosome 3, ASM1485885v1, whole genome shotgun sequence DNA segment encodes these proteins:
- the LOC122931875 gene encoding E3 SUMO-protein ligase ZBED1-like, translating to MDMDTPSPSMKDAELVCLSHPPLVEKKASARTRSEVWAYFAYIAGEDGQPTDTEKPVCKRCYKSLHCKAGNTSNLAKHLADNHPDLYNELKTRQKKKQIHSTSSKNKPTQATTIISVLERQRKYGKDSREAQRLNKAVAEYICMDQVPVYTVEKTGFRNLVQQLDRKYDMPGRYYFV from the exons ATGGATATGGATACACCATCGCCGTCAATGAAAGATGCAGAACTTGTGTGCCTGTCACATCCGCCACTTGTAGAAAAGAAGGCCTCAGCAAGGACGCGGAGTGAAGTGTGGGCATATTTTGCCTACATCGCCGGTGAAGACGGGCAGCCAACAGACACAGAAAAACCTGTCTGCAAAAGGTGTTACAAATCTCTCCATTGCAAAGCAGgaaacaccagcaacttggctaagCATTTGGCAGACAATCACCCTGACCTCTACAATGAGCTGAAAACTCGACAG AAGAAGAAGCAAATCCATTCTACATCATCCAAAAATAAACCCACCCAGGCTACTACCATTATATCTGTGCTTGAAAGACAGCGGAAATATGGCAAAGACTCCAGGGAAGCGCAGAGACTAAACAAAGCTGTTGCCGAGTACATCTGCATGGACCAAGTGCCTGTATATACGGTTGAGAAAACTGGATTCAGAAACCTGGTACAGCAGTTAGACAGAAAGTATGATATGCCTGGGAGATACTACTTCGTGTAG